Below is a genomic region from Burkholderia pyrrocinia.
TCCGGAACAATCCGGATGATTCATTCACAGGAGACAGTCGATGGCACGGAAACGGTTTTGAAGCGGCACACACGATGGTCTGCAACACCGCCGAAATTCCTTCGATGAAAGCAGGTTATCCCAGGGGCCCCCACCCATGTCCTCCAGACGTTTCATGATTGCCGCGGTCGCCGTGTCCGCCGCGCTGGCCATCGCCGCACCGCCGGCCAGCGCCGCCGCGCCGACCGTGTCCGATCCGTTCTATACGTACACCGGCGCCACGCCATTGGCATCGATTCCACCGGGCACGGTGCTGAAGACGCGCAACGTCACCTATCACGTGGCCGGCATTCCGACCGCGCTGACCGCGCAGCAGTTGCTGTACCGCACCAACAACGCGCAGAACCAGCCGGTCGTCAACGTGACGTCCGTGATCCGGAGCGCGGTCAGCAACGGCCAGGCCATCTCGTACCAGTCGGCCTACGATTCGCTGAACCCGTACGACGAACCGTCGCAGGTGATCGCCGGCGACCGCGATGTCACGAAGGTCATCAACGTGGGCACGTTGCTCTACAGCGCGGAATCGATTCCGCTGTCGACGCTGCTGCTGCTGGGCTACAACATCATCGTGCCCGATACGGAAGGCCAGACTGCGGACTTCGCCGCGGGCCCCGAATACGGGATGACGACGCTCGATTCGATCCGCGCGGCGCTCAACACGCCGTCGACGGGCCTGAATCCGTCGAGCAAGGTCGCGATGATCGGCTATTCCGGCGGCGCGATTGCGACGAACTGGGCCGCGCAACTCGCGCCAAGCTATGCGCCCGACATCAACAAGCAGCTCGTCGGCGCGGCCGAAGGCGGCGTGCTGGTCGACCCCGCGCACAACCTGCGCTATGTCGACGGCAGCATCGTCTGGGGCGGCGTCGCCGCGGCCGCGCTCGCCGGGCTGGCGCGCGGCTACAACTTCGACCTGACGCCCTATCTCAGCGACACCGGCGTCGCCGTGTTCAAGGACATCCAGAGCCAGTCGCTCGCGTACATCCTGCCGAAGTACACGGGCCTGCATTGGGGGACGCTGCTGAAGCCGCAATACGCGAACGACATCAACAGTATTCCGGTGTACGTGACGTATGCGAACAAGGTGAATGCGGGGCTGGCCGCGTCGCCGACGATCCCGATGTATATCGGCCAGGGCA
It encodes:
- a CDS encoding lipase family protein, which encodes MSSRRFMIAAVAVSAALAIAAPPASAAAPTVSDPFYTYTGATPLASIPPGTVLKTRNVTYHVAGIPTALTAQQLLYRTNNAQNQPVVNVTSVIRSAVSNGQAISYQSAYDSLNPYDEPSQVIAGDRDVTKVINVGTLLYSAESIPLSTLLLLGYNIIVPDTEGQTADFAAGPEYGMTTLDSIRAALNTPSTGLNPSSKVAMIGYSGGAIATNWAAQLAPSYAPDINKQLVGAAEGGVLVDPAHNLRYVDGSIVWGGVAAAALAGLARGYNFDLTPYLSDTGVAVFKDIQSQSLAYILPKYTGLHWGTLLKPQYANDINSIPVYVTYANKVNAGLAASPTIPMYIGQGTAGALDGTFSSQVGDGVMLAYDVRALAQKFCASGTPVTYTEYPLEHAGAIVPWVAGMLPWLYDRFNGKAAPSNCWLTALLPSNSLAPETLH